One Polaribacter reichenbachii genomic window, ACAATGCCATTTTTATATATTTTTAATATTAAAATTAAAAATTCTCTTTGTAAAAATTGGTTTTTTAGTTTTTTAGAAATTTCAAGTCCTTTGTAAGCAAAATCAAAAGCTTTTAATCGATCATTATTATACGAAATTTCATTTTCTGTAAGAATTAATAAGTCAATTAAAAGTGTTAGGTTTTCATCACGATTTTTTAAGACAATATGTTGTAATCTATCATTAACATTATGTTGTTGAAAACCATTAGATTTTTTAATTTCAAAATATAAGCTAACTTTATTTCTTAATGTAACATTTTTTATACTGTTAATTTCTTTATAAGATTTATTGATTTTAAATTGTTGTAAATCCTGTAAAATATTATTAATAATTACTTTATCTACAAGAATTTCATTTTTTTCTTGAGTATAAAAAGCAATATTTAATAAAACTAAAAAATAAAAAATATTATAAGACAAGTTTATATTAATTTACTAGTACCAACAACGCATAATTTGGGACTTGCTGCATCAAAAGATTTTAAACTTTTAATTTCTTCTTTTATTTGAGCAATATACTTTTCAGCTTCTTCAGTTTCTATTTCATAGGGTGTTTTATAACCACTTATTATATTTGTAAACTGATGTTCAGATACTAAAAAGGGTGAAATTTCATTTTCTTTAGCGCTTATTCTTTGACAAATTAAATATTCATCTTTTTTTAATTTTACTTTTTCTATATGATTATCATCACCATTTGTAGAAGTGAATATTTTAAAGTGAGTAAAACCATTTTTTACTTGTTCTACCTTAACAACTTTATTAATTTTTACTTTTACAGGTCCTTTATAATTTACTATTGAAAAATCAATGGTAAAATCATCATTATTACTTGTTTTTGTAAAACTTGCATAAACACAATAGAAAGTACTTAATTCTACTGAAGCTAATACTAATTGTTTATCTGTCGAATTTAAATCTATTGATGTTCTAAAATCCATACTTTACGTTATTATTGGTTAGTTTTTTTTCAAAGATCAAAAATATTTGTAGCAATTTTATACCTATAAGTAGGTATACCTAGATAAGCTAAATATAATAAAAAAATATTAGCTAATTATTTAATTTACAGGAATATCAATAATAATAGAACTTCCTCTTCCTAAAGTAGCATCAACTTTAAAAGTACCATTTAAATGTTCTACTCTAGTTTTTATCGAACTGATACCCATTCCGTTATTTAAATTCACTTTTTTAATGTCAAAACCTTTTCCATCATCTTCGATAATAATATTTAAGTTCTTATCATACAAAGAAATATTGATGGTCGCATTTTTAGCATCTGCGTGTTTGATTATATTAGTTACCAATTCTTGAATAATTCTAAAAAGAGTAATTTCTAAAGTATTTTCTAAACGTTTATCTAAACCAAAATGAATAACTTCTATTTGAATTTTATCTGCTGATGATATTTTTTCAGCCATCATTTGTACAGCTAACAATAAACCTTGATTTGCTATAACTCCAGCATTTTTAGCGTGTGCAATTCTTCGAACTTTTAAATACGCTTCATCAATTAAATTTTCGGTTTTATTAAAAAGCTCTTTTTGGTCTATTTTCTTTTTCTTTCTATTAATTTTTAAGTTTTCGAAATGTAATTTTAAAGTAGCCAAAACAGAACCTAAATTGTCATGTAAATCTTCAGCAATTCGTTTGCGTTCTTTTTCTTGGCCATCTACCATTGCATTTATAGTAGTTATTTCTTGTTCTTTTAAAAGGGTTAGGTTTTTTATAGTTTCTAGCTCTTTTTGTTGCTCTGCAAGTTTTCTTTTTCTTTTAGAGTTTTTTAATGATAAGGCTGCAATAATACTTATTAAAATAAGTGTTGATATTGTTGCTATTAAAAAGCCTAAATTTTGTTTTCTTTTAGAGTCTAATTCTAAAATTTGCTTTTCATTTTCTAGGGTATTATACTTTTCCTTGATATCTGAAATAGCAATTGATTGATTTAATAGATTTAAACTATCTTTTAATTTATTATGAACTTTTAAATAAAAAAAAGCACTATCATTTTGTTTATTTTGCTCAAAAGCTTTTGAGATATACAAGTAATATTTAAGTTTACTTTGGTTTGCATATTGTTTGTTTTCTTTGGCTTTTTTAAAAAGTTGAATGGCTTTAGCAAAGTTTTTTTTATCAAATTCTATTCTACCAAAATTAAAATAGATCTGACTTAGAATTTCTTGAAAAAAGAAGCTATTTTCTTTTAACAATAACATTTTACTTTTGTTAAAATAATAAAAAGCGCTATCACTATTTTTATTACTAGCTAAGGTGTAAGTAGCTCCAATTATTTGGTTTGCTTTTATTTTTGCAAACTTGTTTTGAGTTTTTTCTGCAAAGTTTAGGCAACTTTTAAAATCTGATGCTTTAGGGTATTCAGTTTTATTAAAATAGGCTTTCGAAATATTAAATCCGTTACTTAAATATTCGTACCAAAAGTTATCCCAATCAGAAGTTTTTAATAATTTAAATTCACTTAAATACTTATCAACTTTATCGTAATTTAAAGAGTTGTTTCTTTTAAAAAAATAGTATAAAATTCTTCTTAAAGCTTCATTTATTTGAAAAATGTCATTTTTTTGCTTGGCAATATTTAAAACCTCTAGGTAGTTATTGTAAATTATTGAATCGTTGTTTTTGGTAGCATAATTTAGATAATCTGTATAATTAAGTTTTAGATTTAAGTCTTTAGTAGTATTTAAAGATTTATTGCTTAATATTTTATCTTTTGAGCCTTTTAGGTAAAAATCTGTGATATAATAATTAGCTAAATAAATTGAATCATTAGTGTTAATTTTTGACAAAACTTCTGAAGCTCTAAAAAAATTATAGCGACTTAATTCTGAATAAATTTGTTTATACAGCAGACTGTCTTTCTCTTTTTGTTGACAGAAAGAGGAACAGTTTATGAATAAGATAAATATTAAAAATAAATATTTTTTAACTAGTTTACCTTGAGTTTGCATTCAATTTCTGGGGTTTCTTTATCTACATCTTGAGGATTTTCATTTATAAAATCTATATGAAAATCTAAAACTGTGCCTTTTTTTATGATGATATTATCAGAAAATAATGTTTTATTGCTATTGTTTTTTAAAAAATATTCTTTAGCATTTTTGTCTAAAGGATTATTTTCTAGCTTACTTTTATTTTCATCAATTTTTACAGCTAATACAAACTTTTTATCTTCTTTAAAATAGCTTACTTTTTCGATAAGTAATTTAGGATCATTTGTAGTAAAGTTAGTGATATTAAATTCAATATCTTTTAAAGTGAAGTTTTTAGAAAACCAACCATTTCTATCCGCATCAAATTTAATTAATAGTGCGTGCGGAATTTCATTGTTTGTTTTATCAGTAATAGTACCAAGATGAACTACTTGATGTAATTTAGAATGTATACTTGTATTAAAATATTCAATAAGTTTTCTGGGATTGTTTTCATCAACTTTGCCTTTACTAACAGAACAAGAACAAAATAATAATGTTAAACATAGAATTTTTACAAATTTCATTTTGAGTAGTTTTAATTTCTGTTAAATTTAAGGTATAAGTTGATAATTTAAAATACCTACAACTAGGTATTTTAAGACTAACTAAATATATGAAAAAAACTATAAAGTAAAAATGGTCAATATTATACCAAAAAGAATAGCAATAAATTTCTGTAAGTTAAATTTATGGTTTTCAGTACTCTCAAATAGTATTATTGTAGAAATGTGTAAGAAAACTCCGATAATTAAAGCTGTAATCTGAGTAGAGTAGGTAGTAAAGAATGAGATTTTATCACCCAACAAAACGCCTAAGGGACTCATTAATCCGAAGAAAAATAGAAAAGAAAAGATTATTTTTTTTGAGTATTTTGTATTTATTAAAAAAGTAGTTAATACAATTGCAATCGGAATTTTATGTACCACAATTGCCCATAATAAATTGTCACCTGAATGATGAATAGGCAAACCTTCAGAAAAAGCGTGTAAACATAAACTTATAAACAATAAGGTTGGGAAATCTTTATTATCAGAATGTAAATGGATATGCCCATGTTCTGCACCTTTAGATACCGATTCTAAAAGAGATTGTAAAATAATACCAATTAAAATGAAAATTCCTATAGATTTTACATTTGTACTTTCTGTATAGACTTCTGGCAACATATGTAAAATTGTTACAGATAAAAGGTAAGCACCACTAAAAGCCACCAATAAACGAACAATTTTTTTACTAGGTTTCATAAATAAAACCAAAAAAGCACCAACAAAAACAGATAAAATTAATAAGATGTAATTCACTTGGCAACTAAAATTAATCTATTAGAAGTTTGGCTATCAAAATCATTTAAATGATAATCTCCAAAAATATTTGTGATGGTAAAACCTACCTTTTCAAAATAGGTTTTCATTTTATTTACATCTAAATATTTTACTCTTTCTGTGTAAGAATGTTGCTCATTATCTGCAAAAAAAGAAATATTTTTTAAGATAAAACCATCCTTTATTTCTCTGGTTATATGAAAGGTAATATCATCTACCACCTTAGTTTCTTTAGGTACTAAAGTCGCTTTTACATAATCTGCATTTAAAAAATCAAACACAAAATAACCGTTATTTTTAATTCCGTTTTTAATGTTTTGTAAAATTAAAAGATCTTCATTATCATCTTCAAAATAACCAAAACTAGTAAACAAATTAAAAACAGCATCATATTTATTATTAAAAGGTTTACGCATATCGTGCACCTTAAAATTTAAAGAATCATTTTCAAATTCTTTGGCAATTTTTATGCTGTTTGCTGCCAAATCTCCACCAGTAACTTTGTATCCTAAAGAATTTAAAAAAACAGAATGACGACCTTTACCACAAGGTAAATCTAGAATATGAGTAGATTTTGGTAAAGCCAAGAACTCAGTTATATTTTTCATAAATAACTGTGCATCCTCATCATTTCTATTTTTGTATAATATAAAATAATAAGGCGTGTTAAACCAATCTGTAAACCAATCTTTTTGAGTCATAATTATTTTCAGTCGCAAAAGTAACTAAATCTTACTTGTCATAAAACGAATTGTTAAAATATAAGTGTTCGGTTTTTAATTTTAGTGACTAGTGCAACATCTAGACACTTTGATACAATTAATTATTGCTAATTAGTAGCCATAGTTATTCTTAAAACTTACAACATCAAACCTTAAACATCCCACTTTAAATATTTAACTTTGCAGTATGAATAGAGATTTTAAAATGACAGCAACAACACTTTTTGGTTTAGAAGGTGTTTTGGCAGATGAACTGAAGAAATTAGGAGCGCAAGATGTTAAAGAAGCAGTTAGAAGTGTTTCTTTTAGGGGTGATAAAGGTTTTATGTACAAAGCAAATATTGCTTTAAGAACCGCTGTTCGAATTTTAAAACCTATAAAAACGTGTAAAGTTTATGATGAAGAAGATTTATACGAAGCTATTCAGAAAATAAAATGGGAAAATTATTTAGATGCAGAAGGCACTTTTGCAATTGGGGCTGTTGTTAATTCTAAGAATTTTACTAGTAATTCGCACTATATTTCTTTAAAGTCTAAAGATGCTATTGCAGATTATTTTAGACATAAATACCATAAGAGACCAAATGTAGATTTAAAATATCCAGATGTTAAAGTACACATTCATATTCAAAAAGATTGGTTAACGGTTTCTTTAGATTCTTCTGGTGATTCTTTGCATAAACGTGGTTATAGAACAGCAACAAACATTGCACCAATAAACGAAGTTTTAGCAGCAGGTATGATTCTATTATCAGGTTACACTGGCGATGAAAATTTTATAGATCCAATGTGTGGTTCAGGTACAATTCTAATTGAGGCAGCAATGATTGCCAATAATATTCCTGCAAACATCAACAGAAAACTCTTTGCTTTTGAACATTGGAAAGATTATGACGAAGATTTATATTTTACAATTCAAGATTCTTTGTTAAAGAAAATTCGTTCTTCTCATTTTAAGATTATGGGCTTTGATAAAGCACCATCTGCAGTACAAAAAGCAAAAGCCAATGTAATTTCTGCGAATTTAGAAGAGTTTATTGGTGTACATCATGTAAACTTTTTTAATTCAACCAAAGAAGTTTTTGGTAACACTACGATTTTGTTCAACCCACCTTATGGAGAGCGTTTAAACATAGACACGCACGATTTTTATAAAAAAATAGGAGACACCTTAAAACATAATTATCCAGGTTCTACAGCTTGGTTAATCACCTCAGATACAGATGCTTTAAAATCTGTTGGTTTACGAACTTCTAAACGAATTGCATTAAAAAATGCAGATTTAGACTGTAAATTTGTAAAATACGAATTGTATGAAGGTACTCGTAAATTTAAACCAAGAAAAAATAATTCAGAAGAAGAGGAATAAATTATTACAATTTTAAGAAGCAATTATACATAGCTTTAGATTTTTGTTGATTATTATTTTTAGAAGCTATTTCCTGCTTTACGCACTCGCTTTTTTCAGTTGTGTTCTCGATACAAATTTGTCAAAAAAAGCAAATTTACTCGAACAGACAACTAAAAAAGAGCTCAGACAATTGCTTCAATCAGGGCTAAACTTGTTTGCAAACTTTATTTAGAAAAAGCAGCAATTATGTCTCTAAATTAACAAAAATCTATTTAATTTTTTAAATGTAAAATAAGTTTAGAAAGTTGTTTTGGTTTTTCCATCATCGGAAAATGCCCACAATCTTCTAATGTATAAACTTCGGTTATATTCAGAATGTTTTTCAATTTTTCTACAGATGATAAGTTACTTAATACATCATCTTTACCCCAAATAATCTGAATTTGGTTTTGATATAATTTAAGAATTTCTATCCATTTTTCGCAGTACAATTTGCGTTCTTTAATACTATAATCAATAAACTTTATAATTCTACCACCATTATTTCTATTTTGTAGTTGCCATAAAACTTTAAATTCATCTTCAGTAATTGCATCTTTTTTACCCAAAGATTCTCTGTAATATTTTTTAAATAACTCGTAAGAAATCGTGATTTTTATAAACTTATTGGTGAGTTCATTATCTATAATATCTTCAAAAGATTTATGATTTGTGGTTTCAATAGTTAAACTACCATTTAATAAAAAAATTTCTTTTACTTTAATATTTAATGCGTTGGTTTTAATAATATTTAGAAACTCACTTAAAACCGAAGTTCCAAAACCGTGTGATAAAGTCGAAAAACGATTGATATTTAAAAGGTTTATAAATTCAATTAAAATTTGAGCGTGATCTAAAATTGAATTGTAATAATTTTGAGGTTTAGAAGATAAACCAAAGCCAATTAAATCAGGAATAATAACTCTGTAATGTTGTTTTAATTCGTTTATAATTTTATAATAATTAAAAGAACTAGCACCAAATTCGTGGAATATAATTAAAACTTCCTTTTCAGATTCGGTATCTATAAAAGATAATTTTTCATTTAAAATAAGTATAGACTTATGCTTAGACTCCCATTCTTGAAGATGAATCATTTTAGGTTTTATTAGTAATTAATGAACATTGTTTTAAGAGAATTGTATTTTGTTGTATCAATTTCTTTTAAAATCATTAATAACCATCTAAGAGGATTGTTTTCAATAACCAAGCATTTTTTGTTTTCGATAATTTCTACATTTTTTGGTTGGGTGGTAGCTAAATTCAGTAATAAATCTTTAATGTTTTCAAGATCATCTTTACGCCAAAAAATCTTTACGGGAATTTTTGAGTCTCTTAAAGCTTTAATCCATCTATGCCAGTATAAAAAGTTTTCATCATTATAACTACTTAAAACTAAAGTCTCTTTTTGGCCTTCCATTTCATTAAATTTCTGCCAAATTCTAAGAACTTTATCGTCTTCTTTTTTTTCTAATCCGTTGTTTTTAAAGAAATCTTTTGTTGTATAATTCTTTAAAACTTCTTTGTATTTGCAAATTTTTCTGTTGTTAATTAAATTGCTAATCGTTTTTAACTTTGTAAAATACTCTTTATTAGTGCTGTTAGATAGGGTGATACTTGTAATTTTAAAAGGTAAAATATTAGCATTATTTCTATATAAAATTTCTTTAGCTACTTTATCACCATAGTTCGATGCAATAATTTGGAAATTTTTCAATTTTAATTGTTTCCAAAC contains:
- a CDS encoding sensor histidine kinase → MSKINTNDSIYLANYYITDFYLKGSKDKILSNKSLNTTKDLNLKLNYTDYLNYATKNNDSIIYNNYLEVLNIAKQKNDIFQINEALRRILYYFFKRNNSLNYDKVDKYLSEFKLLKTSDWDNFWYEYLSNGFNISKAYFNKTEYPKASDFKSCLNFAEKTQNKFAKIKANQIIGATYTLASNKNSDSAFYYFNKSKMLLLKENSFFFQEILSQIYFNFGRIEFDKKNFAKAIQLFKKAKENKQYANQSKLKYYLYISKAFEQNKQNDSAFFYLKVHNKLKDSLNLLNQSIAISDIKEKYNTLENEKQILELDSKRKQNLGFLIATISTLILISIIAALSLKNSKRKRKLAEQQKELETIKNLTLLKEQEITTINAMVDGQEKERKRIAEDLHDNLGSVLATLKLHFENLKINRKKKKIDQKELFNKTENLIDEAYLKVRRIAHAKNAGVIANQGLLLAVQMMAEKISSADKIQIEVIHFGLDKRLENTLEITLFRIIQELVTNIIKHADAKNATINISLYDKNLNIIIEDDGKGFDIKKVNLNNGMGISSIKTRVEHLNGTFKVDATLGRGSSIIIDIPVN
- a CDS encoding ZIP family metal transporter; this encodes MNYILLILSVFVGAFLVLFMKPSKKIVRLLVAFSGAYLLSVTILHMLPEVYTESTNVKSIGIFILIGIILQSLLESVSKGAEHGHIHLHSDNKDFPTLLFISLCLHAFSEGLPIHHSGDNLLWAIVVHKIPIAIVLTTFLINTKYSKKIIFSFLFFFGLMSPLGVLLGDKISFFTTYSTQITALIIGVFLHISTIILFESTENHKFNLQKFIAILFGIILTIFTL
- a CDS encoding class I SAM-dependent DNA methyltransferase, which codes for MTQKDWFTDWFNTPYYFILYKNRNDEDAQLFMKNITEFLALPKSTHILDLPCGKGRHSVFLNSLGYKVTGGDLAANSIKIAKEFENDSLNFKVHDMRKPFNNKYDAVFNLFTSFGYFEDDNEDLLILQNIKNGIKNNGYFVFDFLNADYVKATLVPKETKVVDDITFHITREIKDGFILKNISFFADNEQHSYTERVKYLDVNKMKTYFEKVGFTITNIFGDYHLNDFDSQTSNRLILVAK
- a CDS encoding THUMP domain-containing class I SAM-dependent RNA methyltransferase, with product MNRDFKMTATTLFGLEGVLADELKKLGAQDVKEAVRSVSFRGDKGFMYKANIALRTAVRILKPIKTCKVYDEEDLYEAIQKIKWENYLDAEGTFAIGAVVNSKNFTSNSHYISLKSKDAIADYFRHKYHKRPNVDLKYPDVKVHIHIQKDWLTVSLDSSGDSLHKRGYRTATNIAPINEVLAAGMILLSGYTGDENFIDPMCGSGTILIEAAMIANNIPANINRKLFAFEHWKDYDEDLYFTIQDSLLKKIRSSHFKIMGFDKAPSAVQKAKANVISANLEEFIGVHHVNFFNSTKEVFGNTTILFNPPYGERLNIDTHDFYKKIGDTLKHNYPGSTAWLITSDTDALKSVGLRTSKRIALKNADLDCKFVKYELYEGTRKFKPRKNNSEEEE
- a CDS encoding alpha/beta fold hydrolase, with product MIHLQEWESKHKSILILNEKLSFIDTESEKEVLIIFHEFGASSFNYYKIINELKQHYRVIIPDLIGFGLSSKPQNYYNSILDHAQILIEFINLLNINRFSTLSHGFGTSVLSEFLNIIKTNALNIKVKEIFLLNGSLTIETTNHKSFEDIIDNELTNKFIKITISYELFKKYYRESLGKKDAITEDEFKVLWQLQNRNNGGRIIKFIDYSIKERKLYCEKWIEILKLYQNQIQIIWGKDDVLSNLSSVEKLKNILNITEVYTLEDCGHFPMMEKPKQLSKLILHLKN
- a CDS encoding alpha/beta fold hydrolase, translated to MLLKDFKALGNYYTVKNNNVFVIDKGDHKNTIVFISGYPSISYDYHKIILQLSEFYRVIIHDHLGFGLSELPNSYCFSIIDQADVCVEVWKQLKLKNFQIIASNYGDKVAKEILYRNNANILPFKITSITLSNSTNKEYFTKLKTISNLINNRKICKYKEVLKNYTTKDFFKNNGLEKKEDDKVLRIWQKFNEMEGQKETLVLSSYNDENFLYWHRWIKALRDSKIPVKIFWRKDDLENIKDLLLNLATTQPKNVEIIENKKCLVIENNPLRWLLMILKEIDTTKYNSLKTMFINY